One window from the genome of Motilibacter aurantiacus encodes:
- a CDS encoding SpoIIE family protein phosphatase — MTSPMQRDEEAAPPAGSPPVPASEAPLPAGEPGVPAGSAGPALADVLDALAVATIVLDARGRIAVCNSAAAELLQLPAGRWAGRSVLLGQDDSLVDAVRRLLAGEPMARETPVRLGNGDVRALSWKGTPLRDADGAPAGAVAVLEDTRRRQATRRDLALVDALFREAPVGLAVFDTRGRFTRVNRALELLDGVPDDEHRGQRFTQALPTVAADVDEVVDRVLRTGAPAPDVEIVTSGDSGGSGADPGGARTWLGSFFRLEHAGQPVGVGSIIRDVTSQRRAQQERAEAAERLAFIVRAGELLAGSLDPRLTMSNLCDLIVPALADHAFVDLREEDGGLRRTAIRHAEGVDVPPAAVRHVGQVYDYPHGHPLRRAAELGEEHLVPDVDAVPQQVPQGKDAGFVKAVGGRSVLVLPMMVAGQVIGVTTMVLSRSGRRYGPAEAELARDLVNRASVAVANALSYEQQRSAAVALQRSLLPEVLTGTEGLDAAWRYLPGATGTQVGGDWADVIPLPSGRVAIVVGDVMGRGLHAAAVMGQVRTAVRVLAYQDPPPSEVLRALDLAVAGLAEGQIVTCVYAVFDPGRGTLTLASAGHVPPILVPPGGEPEVLRGPVGVPLGVRADLGYEDFEVPMPHGTGLALYTDGLVEAPGQDVDDGIARLAEALRDGWDDLDGLCDAAIKAGAQHAPGRPDDVAVLLVRASFGQDELVVSATLPPDPAAVSPARAMFSAALERWGLGDDPAAIAGELLVSEVVTNAIRYAPRGSCQLLVRRAERSLHIEVRDSDTRLPRLRHASFEDEGGRGLALVQALSRNWGARALPDGKVVWFTLDVPPVEPPAG, encoded by the coding sequence GTGACTTCGCCGATGCAGCGCGACGAGGAGGCCGCGCCACCGGCCGGGTCCCCGCCTGTGCCGGCGTCCGAGGCGCCCCTGCCCGCAGGCGAGCCGGGCGTCCCGGCGGGGAGCGCAGGCCCGGCTCTGGCCGACGTGCTCGACGCGCTGGCGGTGGCGACGATCGTGCTCGACGCCCGAGGCCGCATCGCCGTGTGCAACAGCGCCGCCGCGGAGCTCCTCCAGCTGCCCGCGGGGCGGTGGGCCGGTCGCAGCGTCCTGCTCGGCCAGGACGACAGCCTCGTCGACGCCGTCCGACGGCTCCTCGCCGGTGAGCCGATGGCGCGCGAGACCCCCGTCCGGCTCGGCAACGGCGACGTCCGGGCGCTGTCCTGGAAGGGCACCCCGCTGCGCGACGCGGACGGTGCGCCGGCGGGCGCGGTCGCCGTCCTGGAGGACACCCGCCGCCGGCAGGCGACGCGGCGCGACCTCGCGCTCGTGGACGCGCTCTTCCGGGAGGCGCCGGTCGGGCTGGCGGTCTTCGACACCCGCGGCCGGTTCACCCGGGTCAACCGGGCCCTGGAGCTGCTCGACGGCGTTCCCGACGACGAGCACCGCGGCCAACGCTTCACACAAGCGCTGCCCACCGTCGCGGCCGACGTCGACGAGGTCGTCGACCGCGTGCTGCGCACCGGCGCCCCGGCGCCGGACGTCGAGATCGTCACCTCCGGCGACAGCGGGGGCAGCGGGGCCGACCCCGGCGGCGCGCGGACCTGGCTCGGCTCGTTCTTCCGGCTCGAGCACGCCGGGCAGCCGGTCGGCGTCGGCTCGATCATCCGCGACGTGACGTCGCAGCGGCGGGCGCAGCAGGAGCGGGCGGAGGCGGCCGAGCGGCTCGCCTTCATCGTGCGCGCCGGTGAGCTGCTCGCCGGGTCGCTCGACCCCCGGCTGACCATGTCGAACCTCTGCGACCTCATCGTCCCCGCGCTGGCCGACCACGCCTTCGTCGACCTGCGCGAGGAGGACGGCGGGCTGCGCCGCACGGCGATCCGGCACGCCGAGGGCGTCGACGTCCCCCCGGCGGCCGTCCGCCACGTGGGGCAGGTCTACGACTACCCCCACGGCCACCCGCTGCGACGCGCCGCCGAGCTGGGGGAGGAGCACCTGGTCCCGGACGTCGACGCCGTGCCTCAGCAGGTTCCGCAGGGCAAGGACGCGGGCTTCGTCAAGGCCGTCGGCGGGCGCAGCGTGCTCGTGCTGCCGATGATGGTGGCCGGCCAGGTCATCGGCGTGACCACGATGGTCCTCTCGCGCAGCGGGCGCAGGTACGGCCCGGCGGAGGCCGAGCTCGCGCGTGACCTGGTCAACCGGGCGTCGGTCGCCGTGGCCAACGCGCTCTCCTACGAGCAGCAGCGCTCCGCGGCGGTCGCCCTGCAGCGCAGCCTGCTGCCCGAGGTCCTGACCGGGACGGAGGGGCTGGACGCCGCCTGGCGCTACCTGCCGGGCGCGACCGGCACCCAGGTGGGCGGCGACTGGGCCGACGTGATCCCGCTCCCGAGCGGCCGGGTCGCGATCGTGGTCGGCGACGTCATGGGCCGCGGGCTGCACGCTGCTGCCGTCATGGGCCAGGTGCGGACGGCGGTGCGGGTGCTCGCGTACCAGGACCCGCCCCCGTCGGAGGTGCTCCGCGCGCTCGACCTCGCTGTCGCCGGGCTGGCCGAGGGGCAGATCGTCACCTGCGTCTACGCCGTCTTCGACCCGGGCCGGGGCACGCTGACGCTCGCCAGCGCCGGCCACGTCCCGCCCATCCTGGTGCCGCCGGGCGGCGAGCCGGAGGTGCTGCGCGGCCCCGTCGGCGTGCCGCTCGGGGTCCGGGCCGACCTGGGCTACGAGGACTTCGAGGTGCCGATGCCGCACGGCACCGGCCTCGCGCTCTACACCGACGGGCTCGTGGAGGCGCCCGGCCAGGACGTCGACGACGGCATCGCCCGGCTCGCGGAGGCGCTGCGCGACGGCTGGGACGACCTCGACGGCCTCTGCGACGCGGCGATCAAGGCCGGCGCTCAGCACGCGCCCGGGCGCCCGGACGACGTCGCGGTGCTGCTGGTGCGCGCGAGCTTCGGCCAGGACGAGCTGGTGGTGTCCGCGACGCTGCCGCCCGACCCCGCGGCGGTCTCCCCGGCCCGCGCCATGTTCTCCGCGGCCCTCGAGCGCTGGGGCCTCGGCGACGACCCGGCCGCGATCGCCGGTGAGCTGCTGGTCAGCGAGGTCGTGACCAACGCGATCCGCTACGCCCCGCGGGGCAGCTGCCAGCTGCTCGTGCGCCGCGCCGAGCGCAGCCTGCACATCGAGGTGCGCGACTCCGACACCCGGCTGCCGCGGCTGCGCCACGCAAGCTTCGAGGACGAGGGCGGACGCGGGCTCGCGCTCGTCCAGGCCCTGTCCCGCAACTGGGGTGCGCGGGCGCTGCCCGACGGCAAGGTCGTCTGGTTCACGCTGGACGTTCCTCCGGTCGAGCCCCCCGCAGGGTGA
- a CDS encoding sodium:solute symporter family protein, with the protein MGLGRRAPSVSALRLDMSPLDYLILALYFATVLGIGFAARRAIRTSLDFLLSGRALPAWVTGLAFVAANLGAIEILGMAANGAQYGVATVHYYWVGAIPAMVFLGIVMMPFYYGSKVRSVPEFLRLRFNDSTHLLNAVTFALSAVLIAGVNLYALAIVMRAMLGWPLWVSICVAAAFVLVYIGLGGLSSAIYNEVLQFFVILAGLIPVVVIGLKEVGGWSGLEEKVRATQGGGEAYLHAWEGTGFGTGTNPIGANWLGIVFGLGFVLGFGYWTTNFAEVQRALSARNMSAARRTPLIAAYPKIFIPLVTVIPGLIALVLIPQLGDEKAGADFEYNNAIPLLMERYLPSGVLGVAVTGLLAAFMAGMAANVSSFNTVFTYDIWQQYVRKDRPDEYYLRVSRWVTVAGVGIGIGTAFIAAGFSNIMNYLQTLFSLFNAPLFATFILGMFWKRMTPKAGFWGLLSGTLASLTLYVLYKTGVVDFRSDLEESMWGAGLAFVVDIAVSVAVSLRTTPKPVEEIAPLTYGGKGTAASKPADLLKGDEAWYRSPVLLGAGALVLSVVLYIPFY; encoded by the coding sequence ATGGGGCTGGGGAGAAGAGCGCCGTCCGTGAGCGCGCTGCGGCTGGACATGTCGCCCCTTGACTACCTGATCCTCGCGCTGTATTTCGCGACGGTCCTGGGCATCGGCTTCGCCGCCAGACGGGCCATCAGAACCAGCCTGGACTTCCTGCTCTCGGGCCGTGCGCTCCCGGCCTGGGTGACCGGGCTGGCCTTCGTCGCGGCCAACCTCGGCGCCATCGAGATCCTGGGCATGGCGGCGAACGGCGCGCAGTACGGCGTGGCGACCGTCCACTACTACTGGGTCGGCGCCATCCCGGCCATGGTCTTCCTCGGCATCGTGATGATGCCCTTCTACTACGGGTCGAAGGTCCGCAGCGTGCCGGAGTTCCTCCGGCTGCGCTTCAACGACTCGACCCATCTGCTCAACGCGGTCACTTTCGCGCTGTCGGCCGTGCTGATCGCCGGGGTGAACCTGTACGCCCTCGCCATCGTCATGCGCGCGATGCTCGGCTGGCCGCTGTGGGTCTCGATCTGCGTCGCGGCCGCGTTCGTCCTCGTGTACATCGGGCTGGGCGGGCTGTCGTCCGCGATCTACAACGAGGTCCTGCAGTTCTTCGTCATCCTCGCCGGGCTCATCCCGGTCGTCGTGATCGGCCTCAAGGAGGTCGGAGGCTGGAGCGGCCTGGAGGAGAAGGTGCGCGCCACGCAGGGCGGCGGGGAGGCGTACCTCCATGCGTGGGAGGGCACCGGGTTCGGCACCGGCACCAACCCGATCGGGGCCAACTGGCTCGGCATCGTCTTCGGCCTCGGGTTCGTCCTCGGCTTCGGCTACTGGACGACCAACTTCGCCGAGGTCCAGCGCGCCCTCTCCGCCCGCAACATGAGCGCGGCACGGCGCACGCCGCTCATCGCCGCGTACCCGAAGATCTTCATCCCGCTGGTCACGGTGATCCCGGGCCTCATCGCGCTCGTGCTCATCCCGCAGCTGGGCGACGAGAAGGCCGGCGCGGACTTCGAGTACAACAACGCGATCCCGCTGCTCATGGAGAGGTACCTGCCCTCCGGCGTGCTCGGCGTGGCCGTCACAGGCCTGCTGGCCGCGTTCATGGCCGGCATGGCGGCGAACGTGTCCAGCTTCAACACCGTGTTCACCTACGACATCTGGCAGCAGTACGTCCGCAAGGACCGGCCGGACGAGTACTACCTCAGGGTGAGCCGGTGGGTCACCGTGGCCGGCGTGGGCATCGGCATCGGCACGGCGTTCATCGCGGCCGGCTTCAGCAACATCATGAACTACCTGCAGACGCTGTTCTCGCTGTTCAACGCTCCGCTGTTCGCGACCTTCATCCTCGGGATGTTCTGGAAGCGCATGACGCCGAAGGCCGGCTTCTGGGGCCTGCTCAGCGGGACGCTCGCGTCCCTCACGCTCTACGTCCTCTACAAGACGGGGGTCGTGGACTTCCGGTCCGACCTGGAGGAGAGCATGTGGGGCGCCGGGCTCGCGTTCGTCGTCGACATCGCCGTCTCGGTCGCGGTGAGCCTGCGCACGACGCCGAAGCCGGTCGAGGAGATCGCCCCGCTGACCTACGGCGGCAAGGGCACCGCGGCCAGCAAGCCGGCGGACCTGCTCAAGGGCGACGAGGCGTGGTACCGCTCGCCGGTCCTGCTGGGCGCCGGGGCGCTGGTGCTCTCCGTCGTGCTCTACATCCCGTTCTACTGA
- a CDS encoding MSMEG_6728 family protein codes for MQTFLPYPDFVASAQALDDKRLGKQRVETFQILRALVWPQYGWKNHPATRMWRGFTPALVAYGLATCDVWERRGRAEATRASLLAFTGGREPQWEQLLEQGQLPPWLGEEAFHLSHRSALLRKEPEYYRDRFPGTPDDLDYLWPAPAFPRWPIRRGREKELPVYAALELLGRAEATEEQEKAVWALQDGEDAELTLTQESEVTASGLLAGLCTPGATLWVRRGPALPHSPGAHEPHRPPAPGAKTSASIAKPPTPDAVAAMEAEATAEPEFRFLRPASVTRASAKGAGLVVVDVDDDEPPVELPALGLPVLTLRGARPEERPA; via the coding sequence GTGCAGACTTTCTTGCCGTACCCGGACTTCGTGGCGAGCGCCCAGGCCCTCGACGACAAGCGCCTGGGCAAGCAGCGGGTCGAGACGTTCCAGATCCTGCGCGCCCTCGTCTGGCCCCAGTACGGCTGGAAGAACCATCCCGCCACCCGGATGTGGCGCGGCTTCACCCCCGCGCTCGTGGCCTACGGGCTGGCGACCTGCGACGTCTGGGAGCGCCGCGGGCGGGCGGAGGCCACCCGCGCGTCCCTGCTGGCGTTCACCGGCGGCCGGGAGCCGCAGTGGGAGCAGCTGCTGGAGCAGGGCCAGCTGCCGCCGTGGCTGGGCGAGGAGGCGTTCCACCTGAGCCACCGGTCGGCCCTGCTGCGCAAGGAGCCGGAGTACTACCGGGACAGGTTCCCCGGGACGCCCGACGACCTGGACTACCTGTGGCCCGCCCCCGCCTTCCCCCGGTGGCCGATCCGGCGCGGCCGGGAGAAGGAGCTCCCGGTGTACGCCGCGCTGGAGCTGCTCGGGCGCGCCGAGGCGACCGAGGAGCAGGAGAAGGCGGTGTGGGCGCTGCAGGACGGCGAGGACGCCGAGCTCACGCTCACGCAGGAGAGCGAGGTGACGGCGTCCGGGCTGCTGGCCGGGCTCTGCACCCCCGGCGCCACGCTCTGGGTACGCCGCGGCCCCGCCCTGCCGCACTCCCCCGGCGCGCACGAGCCGCACCGGCCGCCCGCGCCGGGGGCGAAGACCTCGGCCTCCATCGCCAAGCCCCCGACCCCGGACGCGGTCGCCGCGATGGAGGCCGAGGCCACCGCCGAGCCGGAGTTCCGGTTCCTGCGTCCGGCGTCGGTGACGCGGGCGTCGGCGAAGGGCGCCGGCCTCGTCGTGGTGGACGTCGACGACGACGAGCCACCGGTCGAGCTGCCCGCGCTCGGCCTGCCCGTGCTCACCCTGCGGGGGGCTCGACCGGAGGAACGTCCAGCGTGA
- a CDS encoding phosphatase PAP2 family protein, producing MTAVVGVVRGAGRRVPQGARELLLVAVLLVVYKFGRLLSAESVATAKQNAYAILHLERVLRLPQEAWAQSLALGSPDLVQLANKYYAWVHFPAAAAMLLGLWFFAHGHYFWVRRVMATMTMVALVLHVVLPLAPPRMLPGFVDTGLYYNESVYSSPTATALANQYAAMPSLHVGWAIIVAAAVMATIRSRWRYLILAHPAITLIVVVVTANHYWLDALVAGALFVVSFALVGPRGVLLRSRQEYAVAA from the coding sequence GTGACTGCGGTCGTGGGAGTCGTACGCGGCGCCGGGCGACGGGTGCCACAGGGGGCGAGGGAGCTCCTGCTGGTCGCCGTGCTCCTCGTGGTCTACAAGTTCGGCCGGCTGCTCAGCGCTGAGTCGGTCGCGACGGCCAAGCAGAACGCCTACGCGATCCTGCACCTGGAGCGCGTGCTCCGGCTGCCGCAGGAAGCGTGGGCGCAGAGCCTGGCCCTCGGGTCACCCGACCTCGTGCAACTGGCCAACAAGTACTACGCCTGGGTGCACTTCCCGGCGGCCGCCGCCATGCTGCTCGGCCTCTGGTTCTTCGCCCACGGCCACTACTTCTGGGTCCGGCGGGTCATGGCCACGATGACGATGGTCGCGCTCGTGCTCCACGTGGTCCTGCCACTCGCCCCGCCGCGGATGCTGCCGGGCTTCGTCGACACCGGGCTCTACTACAACGAGTCCGTCTACTCCTCCCCGACCGCGACGGCCCTGGCCAACCAGTACGCCGCGATGCCCTCGCTCCACGTGGGCTGGGCCATCATCGTGGCGGCGGCCGTCATGGCGACGATCCGCTCGCGCTGGCGCTACCTGATCCTGGCCCATCCGGCGATCACGCTGATCGTCGTGGTCGTGACGGCGAACCACTACTGGCTCGACGCGCTGGTCGCCGGCGCCCTCTTCGTCGTGAGCTTCGCGCTGGTGGGGCCGCGGGGAGTGCTGCTGCGCAGCCGGCAGGAGTACGCGGTCGCGGCGTAG
- a CDS encoding NAD-dependent malic enzyme, whose protein sequence is MTLAPSVSYSITVRLELPAAGGAVSRLTAAVEQAGGVVSALDVTASGPKVVRIDVTMAARSSDHAGELVDALRRLDGVTIGKVSDRTFLLHLGGKIEVTSKVPIRNRDDLSMVYTPGVARVCLAIAENPEDARRLTIKRNTVAVVTDGSAVLGLGNLGPKPALPVMEGKAALFKRFAGIDAFPICLDTQDVDEIVETVVRIAPVFAGINLEDISAPRCFEVERRLRDLLDIPVFHDDQHGTAIVVLAALTNALRVVDKALPDVRIVMAGAGAAGTAILDLLLAAGARDVVVCDEHGALHPDRPATDERLCDIARRTNPRGYQGPLKGALAGADVFVGVSAPGILTGDDIATMAPRSVVFALANPDPEVDPVDAAEHAEVVATGRSDAPNQINNVLAFPGVFRGLLDAQSRGVTNELLLAAARALAAVVADDELNAAYIVPSVFHPGVADAVASAVRTAAARGGTSVAAQPLDELPGEQDVEERA, encoded by the coding sequence ATGACCCTGGCGCCCAGCGTGTCGTACTCGATCACCGTGCGGCTGGAGCTGCCGGCCGCGGGCGGGGCCGTCAGCCGGCTGACCGCGGCGGTGGAGCAGGCCGGGGGCGTCGTGTCGGCGCTCGACGTCACCGCCAGCGGCCCGAAGGTCGTCCGGATCGACGTCACGATGGCGGCCCGCTCCAGCGACCACGCCGGGGAGCTGGTCGACGCGCTGCGCCGGCTCGACGGCGTCACCATCGGCAAGGTCTCCGACCGGACGTTCCTCCTGCACCTCGGGGGCAAGATCGAGGTCACCTCGAAGGTCCCCATCCGCAACCGCGACGACCTGTCGATGGTCTACACGCCAGGCGTCGCGCGGGTCTGCCTGGCGATCGCGGAGAACCCCGAGGACGCCCGGCGGCTGACCATCAAGCGCAACACGGTCGCCGTCGTGACCGACGGGTCGGCTGTGCTGGGGCTCGGCAACCTCGGGCCGAAGCCCGCGCTGCCGGTGATGGAGGGCAAGGCGGCGCTGTTCAAGCGCTTCGCGGGCATCGACGCCTTCCCGATCTGCCTGGACACCCAGGACGTCGACGAGATCGTCGAGACCGTGGTGCGGATCGCGCCGGTGTTCGCCGGCATCAACCTCGAGGACATCTCCGCCCCCCGCTGCTTCGAGGTCGAGCGCCGGCTGCGCGATCTGCTCGACATCCCGGTCTTCCACGACGACCAGCACGGGACCGCCATCGTCGTGCTGGCGGCGCTCACCAACGCCTTGCGCGTGGTGGACAAGGCGCTGCCCGACGTGCGCATCGTCATGGCGGGCGCCGGAGCGGCGGGCACCGCGATCCTCGACCTCCTGCTCGCCGCCGGGGCACGCGACGTGGTCGTCTGCGACGAGCACGGCGCGCTCCACCCGGACCGGCCCGCCACCGACGAGCGGCTCTGCGACATCGCGCGGCGGACCAACCCGCGCGGCTACCAGGGGCCGCTGAAGGGCGCGCTCGCCGGCGCGGACGTCTTCGTCGGGGTCTCCGCCCCCGGCATCCTCACCGGCGACGACATCGCCACCATGGCGCCGCGCTCGGTGGTGTTCGCGCTGGCCAACCCGGACCCGGAGGTGGACCCGGTCGACGCGGCCGAGCACGCCGAGGTCGTCGCGACCGGTCGCAGCGACGCGCCGAACCAGATCAACAACGTGCTCGCCTTCCCCGGCGTGTTCCGCGGCCTGCTGGACGCCCAGAGCCGCGGCGTGACGAACGAGCTGCTGCTCGCCGCGGCGCGTGCCCTCGCGGCGGTGGTCGCCGACGACGAGCTCAACGCGGCGTACATCGTCCCCAGCGTGTTCCACCCGGGGGTGGCCGACGCCGTCGCCTCGGCCGTCCGCACGGCGGCGGCCCGCGGTGGCACGTCGGTGGCCGCGCAGCCGTTGGACGAGCTGCCCGGGGAGCAGGACGTGGAGGAGCGCGCGTGA
- a CDS encoding YqgE/AlgH family protein, with the protein MSEGAGAGAGQLAGRLLVAAPALVDPSFAGSVVLVLDHDGGGALGVVLNRPTDVPVADALPSWAGHMSDPSVVFRGGPVALDSALALALLATVPAAEDPEPLGWRQVVGALGLVDLDAPPEILASRTAAMRVFAGYAGWGSGQLEGELAADAWLVVDSLPGDAFSTSPEGLWRAVLRRQTDRRALLSTMPEDPSRN; encoded by the coding sequence ATGTCGGAGGGGGCCGGCGCGGGAGCCGGCCAGCTGGCCGGCCGGCTGCTGGTCGCGGCACCTGCGCTGGTCGACCCCAGCTTCGCCGGGTCCGTGGTGCTCGTGCTCGACCACGACGGCGGCGGCGCCCTCGGCGTGGTGCTCAACCGGCCGACCGACGTGCCCGTCGCCGACGCGCTGCCGTCCTGGGCCGGGCACATGTCCGACCCCTCCGTGGTCTTCCGTGGCGGCCCGGTCGCGCTGGACAGCGCGCTGGCGCTGGCCCTGCTGGCGACGGTCCCCGCGGCCGAGGACCCCGAGCCGCTCGGCTGGCGCCAGGTCGTCGGCGCCCTGGGCCTGGTCGACCTCGACGCCCCGCCGGAGATCCTCGCCAGCCGCACCGCCGCGATGCGGGTCTTCGCCGGGTACGCGGGCTGGGGCTCCGGCCAGCTGGAGGGCGAGCTGGCGGCCGACGCGTGGCTCGTCGTGGACTCGCTGCCCGGCGACGCGTTCAGCACGAGCCCCGAAGGGCTGTGGCGGGCAGTGCTGCGGCGCCAGACCGACCGCCGGGCACTGCTGTCGACGATGCCCGAGGACCCGAGCCGCAACTGA
- a CDS encoding nitroreductase family protein, whose amino-acid sequence MTDVTSATPPTLHPLLADRWSPRAYDIAHELDEAALHSVLEAARWAPSAVNRQPWRFLVGRRGDATFKGVYDALMPGNQLWAGSASALVVGLAATVDAEGAPLRHAPYELGLSVAQLTLQAHALGLHVHQMAGFSDEALLAQFDVPAGYEAFIVLAIGRMGDPEGLPEALRARELAPRERMPLPQIAFSGSWGTPAVG is encoded by the coding sequence ATGACCGACGTCACCTCCGCCACGCCCCCGACGCTGCACCCGCTGCTGGCCGACCGCTGGAGCCCGCGCGCCTACGACATCGCGCACGAGCTCGACGAGGCCGCCCTGCACTCCGTGCTCGAGGCGGCCCGCTGGGCGCCGAGCGCGGTGAACCGCCAGCCGTGGCGGTTCCTCGTCGGCCGCCGGGGCGACGCGACGTTCAAGGGGGTCTACGACGCGCTCATGCCGGGCAACCAGCTCTGGGCGGGGTCCGCGTCCGCTCTCGTCGTGGGGCTGGCCGCGACGGTGGACGCCGAGGGCGCGCCCTTGCGCCACGCGCCGTACGAGCTCGGCCTCTCGGTCGCGCAGCTCACCCTGCAGGCTCACGCGCTCGGCCTGCACGTCCACCAGATGGCCGGCTTCTCGGACGAGGCGCTGCTCGCCCAGTTCGACGTCCCGGCCGGCTACGAGGCCTTCATCGTGCTCGCGATCGGGCGCATGGGCGACCCGGAGGGCCTGCCGGAGGCCCTCCGGGCGCGCGAGCTTGCCCCGCGCGAGCGCATGCCGCTGCCGCAGATCGCGTTCAGCGGCAGCTGGGGCACGCCCGCCGTCGGCTGA
- a CDS encoding VanZ family protein yields the protein MTSTSEQASEPVERGGSLRTPARWAVFVAAIVLQLVVVYTPSSGPGGGVPYLDKAVHAAIFGLVAWSGLRLRLPAAALLGVLGAHAVISEVLQGTLLPRRSGDVLDAVADVVGIALGALVAGHHFDRVERARRQRKGTPPDAGRAEQ from the coding sequence GTGACGTCGACGAGCGAGCAGGCGTCCGAGCCCGTCGAGCGGGGCGGCTCGCTGCGCACGCCGGCCCGGTGGGCGGTTTTCGTCGCGGCGATCGTGCTCCAGCTCGTCGTCGTGTACACGCCGTCCTCCGGCCCCGGCGGAGGGGTGCCGTACCTCGACAAGGCCGTGCACGCCGCGATCTTCGGGCTGGTCGCGTGGTCCGGGCTGCGGCTCCGGCTGCCCGCCGCCGCCCTGCTCGGCGTCCTCGGCGCGCACGCCGTGATCAGCGAGGTGCTGCAGGGGACGTTGCTGCCGCGGCGCAGCGGCGACGTCCTCGACGCGGTCGCGGACGTGGTGGGGATCGCGCTTGGGGCGCTCGTGGCCGGGCACCACTTCGACCGCGTCGAGCGGGCCCGCCGGCAGCGGAAGGGCACGCCCCCGGACGCGGGGCGGGCGGAGCAGTGA
- a CDS encoding aldo/keto reductase yields the protein MATIPTTGLDVFGLCLGGNVFGWTADEQASFAVLDAYAAAGGNFVDTADVYSEWAPGNSGGESERVLGAWMRSRGNREQVVVATKVAKHSALRGLAPATIAKAADESLSRLGTDYIDLYYAHEDDPSVPVEDVLGAFAELVRAGKVRQVAASNFSAGRLAEFLAVSQREGLPRFVALQNAYNLVNRDEYGAGLQQLVTRERLAFLPYYGLASGFLTGKYRPGASVDSVRSGGAAAYLQDPRSAGLLAALDETAQAHGTSVAAVALAWLRVQPGVVAPIASARTPEQLADVLPAATLELSSDELERLTAAWS from the coding sequence ATGGCAACGATCCCCACCACCGGCCTCGACGTCTTCGGCCTCTGCCTCGGCGGCAACGTCTTCGGCTGGACCGCGGACGAGCAGGCCTCCTTCGCGGTGCTGGACGCGTACGCAGCAGCCGGCGGCAACTTCGTCGACACGGCCGACGTCTACTCCGAGTGGGCTCCCGGCAACTCGGGGGGCGAGTCCGAGCGGGTCCTCGGGGCCTGGATGCGCAGCCGCGGCAACCGCGAGCAGGTCGTGGTCGCGACCAAGGTCGCCAAGCACTCGGCGCTGCGCGGGCTCGCGCCGGCCACGATCGCGAAGGCGGCCGACGAGTCGCTGAGCAGGCTCGGCACCGACTACATCGACCTGTACTACGCCCACGAGGACGACCCGAGCGTCCCGGTCGAGGACGTCCTGGGCGCCTTCGCCGAGCTGGTCCGGGCCGGCAAGGTCCGTCAAGTCGCCGCGTCCAACTTCTCCGCCGGCCGGCTGGCCGAGTTCCTCGCGGTGTCCCAGCGCGAGGGGCTGCCGCGCTTCGTCGCCCTGCAGAACGCGTACAACCTCGTCAACCGCGACGAGTACGGCGCGGGCCTGCAGCAGCTGGTGACGCGGGAGCGGCTCGCCTTCCTGCCCTACTACGGGCTCGCCTCGGGCTTCCTCACCGGGAAGTACCGTCCCGGCGCCAGCGTGGACAGCGTGCGCAGCGGGGGAGCGGCGGCGTACCTGCAGGACCCGCGCAGCGCCGGCCTGCTCGCCGCGCTCGACGAGACCGCGCAGGCCCACGGCACGAGCGTGGCCGCCGTGGCGCTGGCCTGGCTGCGCGTGCAGCCCGGTGTCGTCGCCCCCATCGCGAGCGCACGCACGCCGGAGCAGCTGGCGGACGTGCTCCCCGCGGCGACGCTCGAGCTGTCCTCGGACGAGCTCGAGCGCCTCACCGCGGCCTGGTCGTAG